Proteins from a genomic interval of Salinarchaeum sp. Harcht-Bsk1:
- a CDS encoding ATP-binding protein — MSSPLHSPSRGLVVTTDEALADALEAALLGGRLDQIDVASDAAAALQSIDAEAAQPVGCVLVTDAIAAESPPDVVAELRGSNGRLPILVVGDDARDAWRATAAGADGFVPREPPEALRETVDERIEAYERRRWEAADSAALEALLATVQGSVYVKDAEARHLRKSREQGDIPPEEAIGKTDAEIYDEATYQEDLDVLRTGEGFDAKSESFETTDGTHWLETSKHVWRDDDGEIAGLVGYTEDVTDSVERQERIADQQRRLEAVAESYTHDLRTPLSLATGYLEQARMTGEEEFLDEVEDALERIDEMLDDLKAVATSEDEDVAETREAEDPLPSTSLASVARDVWRLTGTDAATLDLDFPESTVVQVAPGTLRTVLENLFKNAVQHAGDDVTVQVTCLDEDGGFAVEDDGPGIPAADRDAVLERGFSTSDTGTGVGLGLVSEIADRLEWDVRVTESESGGARIELANCPTVQDPPSTAGEWTQRNLDSTATIGYDDEQSEASTTGTAGQWTVTGAGRSIIEDVNEFQFAYGTVEPPVRIEARIADLEAVSEWSFGGVMVRSAVDPDAAYAGIGPSVGRGTTLLWRPAPDELGVGQAVADAADTHDWARLEVADGTVTASVSRDGTDWTPVDQRRVALEGPIHAGIAVCSTIPGEHCTATFESVSLCVRSSPDP; from the coding sequence TTGTCGTCACCGCTGCACAGTCCGTCCCGCGGCCTCGTCGTCACGACCGACGAGGCGCTTGCCGACGCGCTCGAAGCCGCGCTGCTCGGCGGTCGACTCGACCAGATCGACGTCGCGTCCGACGCGGCCGCAGCGTTGCAGTCGATCGACGCCGAGGCAGCCCAGCCCGTCGGCTGCGTGCTCGTCACCGACGCGATCGCAGCCGAGTCGCCTCCGGACGTCGTCGCCGAACTCCGGGGCAGTAACGGGCGGCTGCCGATTCTCGTCGTCGGGGACGACGCCCGGGACGCGTGGCGTGCCACGGCGGCAGGCGCAGACGGCTTCGTGCCGAGGGAGCCCCCCGAGGCGCTGCGCGAGACCGTCGACGAACGCATCGAGGCGTACGAACGCCGCCGGTGGGAAGCGGCCGACAGCGCGGCGCTCGAGGCGCTGCTCGCCACGGTCCAGGGATCGGTCTACGTCAAAGACGCCGAGGCGCGCCACCTCCGGAAGTCTCGCGAGCAAGGTGACATCCCGCCTGAGGAGGCCATCGGCAAGACGGACGCAGAGATCTACGACGAGGCGACCTACCAGGAGGACCTCGACGTGCTCCGGACGGGCGAAGGGTTCGACGCCAAGTCCGAGAGCTTCGAGACGACTGACGGCACCCACTGGCTCGAGACCTCGAAACACGTCTGGCGGGACGACGACGGCGAGATCGCTGGCCTCGTCGGCTATACGGAGGACGTGACAGACTCCGTCGAGCGCCAGGAACGCATCGCCGACCAGCAGCGCCGACTCGAGGCCGTCGCGGAGAGCTACACGCACGACCTCCGAACGCCGCTCTCGCTGGCGACGGGGTACCTCGAACAGGCCCGCATGACCGGCGAGGAGGAGTTCCTCGACGAGGTCGAAGACGCACTCGAACGCATCGACGAGATGCTCGACGATCTCAAAGCCGTGGCGACCAGCGAGGACGAGGACGTCGCCGAGACGAGGGAGGCGGAGGACCCGCTTCCCTCGACGTCGCTCGCGTCGGTCGCACGTGACGTGTGGCGACTCACTGGCACCGACGCCGCGACGCTCGACCTCGATTTCCCCGAGTCGACCGTCGTGCAGGTCGCACCCGGGACGCTCCGAACGGTCCTCGAGAACCTGTTCAAGAATGCAGTACAGCACGCCGGCGACGACGTGACCGTACAAGTGACGTGCCTCGATGAGGACGGCGGGTTCGCCGTCGAAGACGACGGCCCCGGCATCCCCGCAGCGGACCGGGACGCCGTGCTCGAGCGTGGTTTCAGTACGAGCGATACCGGCACCGGGGTCGGCCTCGGGCTGGTCTCGGAGATCGCCGACCGTCTCGAGTGGGACGTTCGCGTCACGGAGAGCGAGAGCGGCGGCGCCCGCATCGAACTGGCGAACTGCCCGACGGTCCAGGACCCGCCGTCGACGGCGGGCGAGTGGACGCAACGAAACCTCGATTCGACGGCGACGATCGGATACGACGACGAGCAGAGCGAGGCGAGCACGACCGGGACCGCCGGCCAGTGGACCGTCACCGGCGCTGGCCGGTCGATCATCGAGGACGTCAACGAGTTCCAGTTCGCCTACGGGACTGTGGAACCGCCAGTGCGGATCGAGGCTCGCATCGCGGACCTCGAGGCCGTCTCGGAGTGGAGCTTCGGCGGCGTCATGGTGCGCTCCGCGGTCGACCCCGACGCGGCGTACGCCGGGATCGGGCCATCAGTGGGCCGGGGCACCACGCTGTTGTGGCGGCCCGCGCCCGACGAACTGGGCGTCGGCCAGGCGGTGGCCGACGCCGCAGACACCCACGACTGGGCCAGACTCGAGGTTGCAGACGGAACAGTCACGGCGTCCGTCTCGCGCGACGGGACTGACTGGACGCCAGTCGATCAGCGCCGGGTCGCCCTCGAGGGCCCGATACACGCCGGGATCGCCGTCTGCAGTACGATCCCTGGCGAGCACTGCACGGCCACCTTCGAGTCGGTCTCGCTCTGCGTTCGGTCGTCACCGGACCCGTAA
- a CDS encoding DUF433 domain-containing protein — translation MAQASRRIVAGQDSELHDEPHITDSRVTVRFVHERVEEGDLGPASFAEQYGVDLADVYHALAYYHDHPEEMRTVEERRSETIETHRADAITGPDDV, via the coding sequence ATGGCACAGGCGTCCCGCCGGATCGTCGCTGGGCAGGATTCGGAGCTCCACGACGAGCCCCACATCACTGACAGCCGAGTCACGGTCCGCTTCGTTCACGAGCGCGTGGAGGAGGGTGACCTGGGGCCGGCGAGTTTCGCAGAGCAGTACGGGGTCGACCTCGCAGACGTTTACCACGCCCTCGCGTACTATCACGACCACCCCGAGGAGATGCGCACCGTCGAGGAGCGCCGTTCGGAGACGATCGAGACGCATCGGGCTGACGCGATTACTGGTCCGGACGACGTGTGA
- a CDS encoding DUF5789 family protein encodes MSEDDAEDEEAEEPAVELGEQTPVEGAPLARVTARLHFPLQKSEIQRREGGSTIRTPSGPRTVTDVLADVETTYFATDDEFRSTVEDVIGTGPVPTE; translated from the coding sequence ATGAGCGAGGACGACGCCGAAGACGAGGAGGCCGAAGAGCCCGCCGTCGAACTCGGCGAGCAGACGCCCGTCGAGGGCGCGCCGCTGGCCCGCGTGACCGCACGGCTGCACTTCCCCCTCCAGAAGAGCGAGATCCAGCGCCGCGAGGGCGGGTCGACGATCCGAACGCCCTCCGGCCCGCGGACCGTCACCGACGTGCTCGCCGACGTCGAGACGACCTACTTCGCCACCGACGACGAGTTCCGGAGCACGGTCGAGGACGTGATCGGGACCGGCCCAGTCCCGACGGAGTAG
- a CDS encoding CPBP family intramembrane glutamic endopeptidase, with amino-acid sequence MSTAADARTAALRDRLATLSWYQRSVLLGGAVTIAWMNVPLQGIDARLLRDGLLFLAIPMAFALAHGNRLGWRVDRRAVKDALLLSAFVLPFYVVGSTLPGVREFYPMWGLDSAAPVPFLTHAIKQLFLVIAGETFFRGLLCVGLREKGPWVAFVSPVIYALLHASKPPVELLLSGPTDVLFGLTDYHANSLLPSVVAHGFGLILLDWLVLHDPLLDPETTAGWFEWLPFVV; translated from the coding sequence GTGTCGACGGCCGCCGACGCCCGGACGGCTGCCCTCCGGGACCGGCTGGCCACCCTCTCCTGGTACCAGCGCTCCGTCCTCCTGGGCGGCGCCGTGACCATCGCCTGGATGAACGTTCCCCTCCAGGGAATCGACGCGCGGCTCCTGCGAGACGGGCTCCTGTTCCTGGCGATCCCGATGGCGTTCGCGCTGGCCCACGGCAACCGGCTGGGCTGGCGCGTCGACCGTCGCGCCGTCAAGGACGCCCTCCTGCTGTCGGCGTTCGTCCTCCCGTTCTACGTCGTCGGCTCGACGCTCCCCGGCGTTCGCGAGTTCTACCCGATGTGGGGCCTCGACAGCGCCGCGCCCGTTCCGTTCCTCACTCACGCGATCAAACAGCTCTTCCTCGTGATCGCCGGCGAGACGTTCTTCCGTGGCCTCCTGTGTGTGGGCCTGCGCGAGAAGGGCCCGTGGGTGGCGTTCGTCAGCCCCGTGATCTACGCGCTGTTGCACGCCAGCAAGCCGCCCGTCGAACTCCTGCTCTCGGGGCCGACGGACGTCCTCTTCGGGCTGACCGACTACCACGCCAACTCGCTGTTGCCCTCCGTCGTGGCACACGGGTTCGGACTGATCCTGCTGGACTGGCTGGTCCTGCACGATCCGCTGCTCGATCCCGAGACGACGGCCGGGTGGTTCGAGTGGCTGCCGTTCGTGGTATAG
- a CDS encoding MFS transporter, translating into MVSEERGFKLFYFILFASFSGYVMFRNVFLDEIGLTGTQMGIVGFLFPLCGMIAQPIWGLIADWKGASKPILYVSTIVAALAALLYPLAPFVGATFAAVLVATVVFATFRAPAVPIANALVLSSGMSYEGVRAYGSIAFGLAGLGFGFLIGITATEAVFYAYTVGTLLLALLLTRLPADDPEALGDDLDLESIRRLLSRQFFLLLGAAFFLGVMTPATAAFFSVYVRAIDQPDTITGFAWFIKTVAEAVAFVYVARRGGGSYRWLMAAAGVFYMSTYLLLATTGSIVVVVSSQVMLGLGYALFNLASVNLAHSISPAALKSTAQSLLMVGGVSAGRAIGELVTGVLVDAVGVQAMYGYVAVLGVLVVAFSLAISASTAADAERQAAAEG; encoded by the coding sequence ATGGTGAGCGAGGAGCGCGGGTTCAAACTGTTCTACTTCATCCTCTTTGCCTCCTTCTCCGGCTACGTGATGTTCCGGAACGTGTTCCTCGACGAGATCGGACTCACGGGGACACAGATGGGGATCGTCGGCTTCCTCTTCCCGCTGTGTGGAATGATCGCCCAGCCGATCTGGGGGCTGATCGCCGACTGGAAGGGTGCGAGCAAGCCGATTCTCTACGTCTCGACGATCGTCGCCGCCCTCGCAGCCCTGCTCTACCCGCTTGCGCCGTTCGTCGGCGCGACGTTCGCGGCGGTCCTCGTCGCGACGGTGGTGTTCGCGACGTTTCGCGCGCCGGCGGTGCCGATCGCGAACGCGCTGGTGCTCTCCTCGGGAATGTCCTACGAGGGCGTCCGGGCCTACGGCTCGATCGCCTTCGGCCTCGCCGGCCTCGGCTTCGGCTTCCTGATCGGCATCACGGCGACGGAGGCCGTCTTCTACGCCTACACCGTTGGCACGCTGTTGCTCGCATTGTTGCTCACGCGACTCCCCGCCGACGATCCGGAGGCGCTCGGGGACGACCTCGACCTGGAGTCGATCCGACGGCTGCTCTCACGGCAGTTCTTCCTGCTGCTCGGCGCTGCCTTCTTCCTCGGCGTGATGACACCCGCGACGGCCGCCTTCTTCTCCGTCTACGTCCGCGCGATCGACCAGCCCGACACCATCACGGGGTTCGCGTGGTTCATCAAGACGGTCGCGGAGGCAGTCGCCTTCGTCTACGTCGCGCGGCGGGGCGGTGGCTCCTACCGCTGGTTGATGGCCGCTGCCGGCGTGTTCTACATGAGCACCTACCTCCTGCTGGCGACGACCGGTTCGATCGTCGTGGTCGTCTCCTCGCAGGTCATGCTCGGCCTCGGCTATGCACTCTTCAACCTCGCGTCGGTGAACCTGGCGCACTCGATCTCCCCGGCGGCGCTGAAGTCGACCGCCCAGAGTCTCCTGATGGTCGGCGGCGTCAGTGCCGGTCGGGCGATCGGGGAGCTGGTGACCGGCGTGCTCGTCGACGCCGTCGGCGTCCAGGCGATGTACGGCTACGTCGCGGTGCTCGGCGTGCTCGTCGTCGCCTTCTCGCTGGCGATCTCGGCCTCGACGGCGGCGGACGCGGAGCGGCAGGCCGCGGCGGAGGGCTAG